Proteins from one Malaya genurostris strain Urasoe2022 chromosome 2, Malgen_1.1, whole genome shotgun sequence genomic window:
- the LOC131432603 gene encoding glucoside xylosyltransferase 2-like, translating into MEIHRLAIVSVLVYLVLILCYILQKNGFLARLGLKLNTSFSEVYLDHNNNPPSTNNETEINIALVVCGDRYNESMNMIKSAIIFNQNQYPLKFIVIAEEQLKQNFVADLTDWQENNTNIFKFELHSPAFPSEHENQWKALFKPCSVQRLFFPSLLANIDSVLYVDTDIIFLSPVHELWSKFHKFNSSQFAGLAPEQEYREAGWYNRFAQHPYYGELGANTGTMLMNLTRMRDFKFEEQIMLIYKKYQSKIVFGDQDILNILFHDNPDRLYVFPCEWNYRPDHCMFKDVCEAPDGIKIIHGNRGYFHTQEQPIFSLFYKAVDEYTFGTDINSNFFQKINNSLVLPSESLCDMLLEKFLQGSLNYFKHK; encoded by the exons ATGGAAATTCACAGACTTGCGATTGTGTCAGTGTTGGTTTACTTGGTTCTAATTTTGTGTTATATTTTGCAAAAGAATGGTTTCCTTGCCAGACTTGGTCTAAAACTAAATACCAGTTTTAGTGAAGTCTATTTGGACCATAACAA TAATCCACCGTCAACGAACAACGAAACTGAGATAAATATTGCATTAGTTGTTTGTGGAGATAGATATAATGAAAGCATGAATATGATTAAATCAGCAATCATATTCAATCAAAATCAATATCCTTTGAAGTTTATTGTGATCGCTGAAGagcaattgaaacaaaattttgtagCAGATTTAACCGATTGGCAAGAAAATAACACGAATATCTTCAAGTTTGAATTACATTCCCCTGCTTTCCCTTCTGAACACGAAAACCAGTGGAAGGCGCTTTTCAAACCATGTTCTGTACAAAGGTTGTTTTTCCCG TCTTTGCTGGCAAACATCGATTCAGTATTGTATGTAGACACAGATATTATTTTTCTTTCGCCGGTTCACGAGTTATGGTCCAAGTTTCATAAATTCAACTCTTCGCAGTTTGCCGGATTGGCACCGGAACAGGAATATAGAGAAGCTGGTTGGTACAATCGGTTTGCTCAACACCCGTATTACGGAGAGTTGGGTGCTAACACGGGAACAATGCTGATGAATCTGACTCGTATGCGAGATTTCAAATTTGAAGAGCAAATTATGCTTAtctataaaaaatatcaatcaaaaatAGTGTTTGGAGATCAAGATATCCTAAACATACTGTTCCATGACAACCCAGATCGATTGTATGTGTTTCCATGTGAGTGGAATTACCGACCAGACCATTGCATGTTCAAGGACGTATGCGAGGCACCGGATGGAATCAAAATTATCCACGGGAATAGAGGTTATTTCCACACCCAAGAACAGCCTATTTTCAGCTTATTCTACAAAGCCGTCGATGAGTATACATTCGGAACTGACATCAATTcgaacttttttcaaaaaattaacaACTCATTAGTTTTACCGAGTGAATCGCTTTGTGATATGTTGTTGGAAAAATTTTTGCAGGGATCACTGAATTATTTTAAACACAAATAA